The Methylosinus sp. H3A genome has a segment encoding these proteins:
- a CDS encoding glycosyltransferase: MKVLVDCTPLAWGGGVQGAIALLVNLRQQSDIDWQAVVPIPLQSFLPPEVAFDARVFFVQKRHNFDRVWLRYKLPHIEAAFAPDIVFTVSGPAYFRARAYHVVGFALPTLIYKPDGPLTSPTLLGKLTDWLRCIALRQADHFAVQTQVVADRLARRLQIDPDRISVIGNCVNPLLAQHSPGEDPPIGCFGILIPTAYYLHKNLEITPPVAAAMRRLDPELDFEFRFTLEPSSPHWRAIAAEANRLGVADRLVAVGTLRLNELALAYRAASAVFLPTLREASTAVYPESFFFERPLVTSDMDFARELCGDAAIFVPPQDVDQIAARLIELARSAELRSRLITAGRRQLPRAYPSSSEKFKLQVELLHRVIATRNTDARRQR, encoded by the coding sequence ATGAAAGTTCTCGTAGATTGCACGCCGCTCGCCTGGGGGGGAGGGGTTCAAGGCGCTATCGCCCTCCTCGTCAATTTGCGACAACAGTCCGATATCGATTGGCAGGCGGTTGTGCCCATCCCACTCCAATCTTTCCTTCCGCCGGAAGTCGCTTTCGATGCTCGTGTGTTCTTCGTGCAGAAAAGACACAATTTTGACCGCGTGTGGCTTCGCTATAAGCTGCCCCATATCGAAGCCGCATTTGCGCCGGATATCGTATTCACGGTTAGCGGGCCGGCATACTTTCGCGCGCGCGCCTACCATGTCGTCGGCTTTGCGCTTCCCACTCTCATTTATAAACCCGACGGCCCGCTCACATCGCCGACGCTCCTCGGGAAGCTCACCGATTGGCTACGGTGTATTGCGCTTCGCCAAGCCGATCATTTTGCAGTCCAAACGCAAGTGGTTGCCGACAGGTTGGCACGCCGCCTCCAAATTGATCCAGACCGAATTTCCGTGATCGGAAACTGCGTCAATCCGCTTCTCGCGCAGCACAGTCCCGGAGAGGATCCGCCCATTGGATGTTTCGGAATCTTGATTCCAACGGCATATTATCTCCACAAGAATCTCGAGATTACGCCCCCGGTCGCGGCGGCGATGCGACGGCTCGATCCTGAGTTGGACTTTGAGTTCCGTTTCACACTGGAGCCGTCGAGTCCCCACTGGCGCGCGATTGCCGCCGAGGCGAACCGGCTTGGGGTCGCGGATCGCCTCGTTGCCGTGGGCACGTTGCGGCTCAACGAGCTGGCGCTCGCCTATCGAGCCGCTTCCGCAGTGTTCCTGCCGACATTGCGCGAGGCCTCGACCGCCGTCTACCCTGAAAGCTTTTTCTTCGAGCGACCATTGGTGACGTCCGATATGGATTTCGCGCGCGAGCTGTGCGGAGACGCGGCGATCTTCGTGCCACCACAGGATGTCGACCAAATCGCTGCTCGCTTGATCGAGCTCGCTCGCTCTGCGGAACTGCGCTCGCGCCTCATCACGGCCGGACGACGACAATTGCCGCGCGCGTACCCAAGTTCCAGTGAAAAGTTCAAACTTCAGGTGGAACTGCTCCACAGAGTGATCGCCACGCGCAATACCGACGCACGCAGACAGCGATGA
- a CDS encoding bifunctional 2-polyprenyl-6-hydroxyphenol methylase/3-demethylubiquinol 3-O-methyltransferase UbiG, which translates to MTDDYAGYSVWKQWNPSQFMVCSPYERRYYKGEFRGLDLSGRRILELGFGNGGFLRYATDQGARISGTELLAEARASAAERGVRVYALDLSDALTEDTGNFDIVVAFDVMEHLTREQLLVLFDSLAKLLKSGGHVLARFPNAQSPLGCVTQNGDWTHRSALSGQVLMQLLVGKPWTMVRAENPFTVVDADSALKRIGMRLRYATRRGVEWTLTKLYGIAIALDPNVTVLLRRD; encoded by the coding sequence ATGACGGACGACTATGCGGGATATTCCGTATGGAAGCAGTGGAATCCTTCGCAGTTCATGGTCTGCAGCCCCTATGAGAGGCGCTATTACAAGGGTGAGTTCCGAGGGCTAGACTTGTCTGGCCGGAGAATACTTGAATTGGGATTCGGCAACGGCGGCTTCCTCCGTTATGCAACGGACCAGGGAGCTAGAATATCCGGCACGGAACTGCTCGCCGAGGCGCGAGCGAGCGCAGCGGAACGCGGCGTGCGCGTCTATGCGCTCGATTTGTCCGACGCCTTGACGGAGGACACAGGTAATTTTGACATCGTTGTCGCATTCGACGTCATGGAGCACTTGACGCGCGAGCAGCTTCTCGTCTTGTTCGACTCCTTGGCGAAGCTGCTGAAATCCGGAGGACATGTATTAGCGCGCTTCCCCAATGCCCAAAGCCCACTCGGTTGCGTGACCCAAAACGGCGATTGGACACATCGCTCCGCGCTCTCCGGGCAAGTGCTGATGCAGCTTCTGGTCGGCAAGCCTTGGACAATGGTACGCGCCGAAAACCCATTCACGGTGGTCGATGCTGACAGCGCGCTGAAGCGAATTGGAATGCGCTTGCGCTACGCCACGCGCCGGGGTGTCGAATGGACCCTGACCAAGCTCTACGGAATCGCCATCGCGCTCGACCCCAATGTCACCGTTCTACTCAGACGTGACTGA
- a CDS encoding class I SAM-dependent methyltransferase: protein MRNPEGLVFSSQQPAEAAPCQEAVAGHFERLAESYATNFDPNTHTGAAVQFQLRRQLTVELLFGEKPRALLDIAAGSGEITHAVASFLAFDELLVNDISPGMLQLAQRSFKQRPPAGSITWTNEDGFELLTKAGADRFDVILCLGLIAHTGRLPELLARAFTSLRRGGVLILQSTLTDHPGAWISTLYARSPLRRVIYKVEAFSKDEILAAASAAGFELAEMRRYGICLPFGDRILHRLNYLLEAAYANKLSKRGGEALFKLRKPI from the coding sequence ATGAGAAATCCTGAAGGCCTTGTTTTTTCCAGCCAGCAACCGGCCGAAGCCGCCCCCTGCCAAGAGGCTGTGGCGGGGCATTTTGAACGATTGGCGGAAAGTTACGCGACCAACTTTGACCCAAACACACACACTGGTGCCGCGGTTCAATTTCAACTGCGACGCCAACTCACTGTCGAATTGTTGTTTGGAGAGAAACCGCGTGCGCTCCTCGACATTGCGGCGGGCTCAGGCGAGATCACCCATGCTGTTGCCTCATTCCTCGCATTCGACGAGTTGCTCGTGAATGACATCAGCCCGGGAATGCTGCAATTGGCTCAGCGAAGTTTCAAGCAGCGACCACCGGCCGGCAGTATTACATGGACTAATGAAGACGGATTCGAACTGCTGACAAAGGCGGGCGCTGATCGATTTGACGTGATCCTTTGCCTTGGTTTGATTGCGCACACTGGTCGCCTCCCAGAACTCCTGGCGCGCGCCTTCACCAGCCTCCGGCGTGGTGGCGTGCTCATCTTGCAGTCCACTCTGACAGACCATCCAGGCGCCTGGATCAGCACCCTCTACGCGCGGTCGCCGTTGCGACGCGTGATCTACAAGGTCGAAGCTTTCTCCAAGGACGAGATACTTGCCGCTGCATCAGCGGCCGGGTTCGAGTTGGCTGAGATGCGTCGTTATGGAATCTGCCTGCCTTTCGGCGACCGCATACTGCATCGGCTCAATTACCTCCTCGAGGCGGCCTATGCCAATAAGTTGAGCAAGCGTGGCGGAGAAGCTTTGTTCAAGTTGAGGAAGCCGATTTGA
- a CDS encoding glycosyltransferase family 1 protein, producing MAILEHRGVSNGRAKPLRVAVFNASERYHGYATGVGKHAVNMVGQLARRKDVDLTFWVPKDYWALDQSAPSIAPLAHVRSCRLPISRRAYAAATLSLNWPSLDSYSGEVDWIYSPREVLVSARRANTAVTIHDVYHFEPDRKKRFDPRTLMRFAMWSRIVSRASVVLTVSEFSKSRICELFGADRTRVQVLGNGIEQHFFDISRMEPDVASPLSGVKYFIAVGGISRKKGGHNLLRFAEQLAIQASDIRLLVIGPVEQEFRSDASAARNVMLIDGGIDDLSMGRWIRGAIALVALSDYEGFGIPGLEAMAAGVPVVANRGGGALPEIIGDAGLVIDAKSASDLAEAVELWRDANLRDTLIKRGHARAAEYRWDRFCDRLATLLGAYAVRQSS from the coding sequence ATGGCGATACTTGAGCACCGCGGAGTGTCCAACGGACGCGCGAAACCGTTGCGCGTCGCTGTGTTCAACGCCAGCGAACGCTACCACGGCTATGCGACCGGGGTCGGGAAGCACGCCGTCAACATGGTCGGGCAACTGGCCAGAAGGAAAGACGTCGACCTGACATTCTGGGTGCCAAAGGACTACTGGGCCCTGGACCAATCGGCGCCTTCGATAGCACCACTCGCCCATGTCCGGAGTTGCCGCTTGCCGATATCACGACGCGCTTATGCTGCTGCGACCCTGAGCTTGAACTGGCCCTCTCTCGACTCGTACTCCGGCGAGGTCGATTGGATCTACAGCCCGCGGGAGGTTCTCGTCAGCGCGCGCCGCGCGAACACGGCGGTAACGATACACGATGTCTATCATTTCGAGCCCGACCGCAAAAAGCGCTTCGATCCACGAACGCTCATGCGGTTTGCAATGTGGTCACGGATCGTATCGCGGGCCTCGGTCGTCCTGACAGTGTCGGAATTTTCGAAGAGTCGCATTTGTGAATTGTTCGGAGCCGATCGGACCCGCGTCCAGGTTCTCGGCAACGGCATCGAGCAGCACTTCTTCGATATATCGCGTATGGAGCCCGACGTGGCGTCGCCATTGAGCGGCGTGAAATACTTCATTGCAGTGGGCGGCATCTCCCGGAAAAAAGGCGGCCACAACTTATTGCGCTTTGCCGAGCAGCTCGCAATCCAGGCGTCGGATATCCGGCTCCTGGTGATTGGTCCAGTAGAACAGGAATTCAGAAGTGACGCCTCTGCGGCGCGGAATGTGATGCTCATCGACGGCGGCATCGACGACCTGTCGATGGGCCGCTGGATCCGCGGAGCCATTGCCCTTGTCGCCCTCTCGGATTACGAGGGATTCGGCATCCCAGGACTCGAGGCCATGGCGGCGGGCGTGCCCGTCGTGGCGAATAGGGGTGGAGGCGCGTTGCCCGAAATCATCGGTGACGCGGGCTTGGTGATCGATGCCAAGTCCGCGAGTGACCTCGCCGAGGCCGTGGAACTCTGGCGTGACGCCAATCTGCGCGACACGCTCATCAAGCGGGGGCATGCGCGCGCCGCCGAATATCGTTGGGATCGGTTCTGCGACCGGCTCGCCACTCTCCTCGGCGCGTACGCCGTGCGCCAATCCAGCTGA